GCCTGAGAGGCGACGTACAAAGCCACAGCCTTCTTGACCGCGGTAAAGTGCGTGTTTCATTTAGGCACTCAGCGCTAGATGATTGCATAGTTCTGCTTCAGTCCGGCGTGAGCTTTGGGTGTTTGATGAGCGTATTAGGCAAGCGTAGTGCTCTTCCCTGGGCAGTCCGCCTTACAGCTCTATGCAATCGGTAGTGGATGTTCGTGGGAGCCGTCGCTTGAGAGTGGTCAATTATTCGTGGGCTAAGCGGGCGCGACCGTGATAGAACGGCACGAAAGCATAATGTGTCACCCCCTCGAGTTCGGCTCGTAGACTTGGCTTTGCGCAAGAAGCTAACCTGCTTACGAACGGCGGCCTCTCTAGTGCGGAGGCACTGCTCTTTCAAGGCTACCGCGAATCTCTGGAGTCTCCTCAATTGCTCCGGAGACAGGCCTTCTGAGCCGCCGAGTGTATCCACGCATAAAATCATTTTCACACGTTTCTCCACGAGTTCCGGCTCCGGCACTGGAGGGGGAAGTTCGTCCTCCCCCTCTGCATCGTCGTAATCGCCTGATTCGGTCTCATCCTCGTCGCCACTTTCCCCTTGAAAAGTTGCAGCGATTCCGTTCCTGCCGCGCGAACTAAGCGCGCCCGCTTGCTGCCGGGTCTTCTCTGAGGAGAAGGCATGGCACCACATACACAAGCGACCATGAAAACGCACCGCTACCTAGAGCGAAAGCATAACTCAAAGTATAGTCTGGAGCTCACGCCGGAGCTGCGCAGTTCGGCTGCTTCGGTTCCTCTCGCATCGCATGAGAAAAAAACGTCGATCTGAAGCGTAGCGTGCCGGTCTTCCAGCGAACCTCGCGAGAGCTACGAGTGACGCACGTTTTTCTTGTCTCGCCtgttccttcgcctcctgcctTTCTTTGATGATTTTGTCACGGTCTCTCGATTCTAGCAAGTAGCGTTTAATCGCGTCAACGCTCTCTTTACACGCAGGATCGTCGAAAATAATCGGCACCGCCGCGAAGCTTCCGGGCCGCGTCATGGCCCAGAATTTCATCTTGTCTTCTTCCATTGTGTCCGGAATAAAGAGTATCTTGGTATTGTTGTAGGCAGGAGAgttcgcccgccgcgccgctcgcttcgGCCCTCCCACATCTGTCTCAGCTGAGGATGAGTCCCGgttcgcttcttcctctccaccGTCAGTGGAGCTGTCGTCCTCTTTCGGCTCTTCTCCCACTTCCTCTTCGGTCTCGGCCAGCGCCTCCCATAGAATGCCTTCATCCTGTACGTACGGCATCGACCTTTGTAGCTGGTTTCGAGACACAAATTATGAAACTTATGCGAGACCAGATGCCATATTATTCGTCAAGGAATGCAATGCAGCCACTAATGCGACGGTCGACACACAACCCCGAAAAATAGCCTGTCTTGCAGATACTACGCTGCTGTTTCTCTAGTTAATTTTATCCAGGCGAGAAATAATGCCGGTGGCGCTACGAGGAGCCCGATTCTTGATGGAGTGCAGCTGCTCACGGGGAGTAGTGCAGTGCTTCAGTTACAGAAAACTAGGGGCTGATTAGAGGACGAAAATGTTTGTCCATCCTTCTGTCCCTCGCTTGCTTGTTAAGTTGATTCGAACGAGCACTCACCTCTCGAAGCACACGGTCGACCAGAAACTTGCTGTCGCTGTCCGCGTAAATATAGTGAAGAGTTGGGTCGGTCATACTGTTGCTATGATGCAACCTTGTAACGTaggccgcgcagacaccCAGAGCGTCCCGAAGGTAGTCGAGAGTGTTTTGGAACTCCTTTTCACCCATCCACTCAACTGATGCAAGAGACTCGAGGAATGCATTGTCGTCGCGCCTGTGCCCCTGAGAATCAAAcctttctgcctctgcatccCGTTCCCTCTCTACAGCTTTCGAATGGTCGCGTacttcttcgcgccgcgccgcaaggGACTATAATTCACATAACGCAGGCAGTACCTTGTCAACACCATCGTTATAGCAGGAATCAAGAACACCGCTCAGTTCTGCTTGTGGCAAAAGAGCGTGGTCGGGTTTTTACCGTCTGTCAGCTTTAGTGAGCAGTCCACCAGGACTCTGGTTGGGCCTGTCTGAGAATCGAGGGGATGAACCGTGAGCTGATCACCGTTATATCACAATCACCTGTTGCTCTTGAAGAGAAACTGCATTCCTCTGTTCGCCGCCCACGTAGTGGCGGAGCCACTGCACCAGATAGCCAGTAGCGTCTGATGAGAAATCATCACATCAAAGGTCATGTGACTTGCTATTCAAGCGAGGCTGTGAATGCCAAACGAGCCACGGAAGACGTGTGCCCAAGAAGACGGGAGCGCCATGGCTTTTCCGCAGTTTCGAGAGCCGTCTGCCAAAGCGAGATCGGGCCCCACGCGGCGACCATCTCGATGCGTTTCCGGAAAGAAGAGTGTGGTGTTTCGCCATCGTGTGCGGCCCAGCAACTAGACCTGACCGCGCACCCCTCTCAGGCAAGGCAGCACTGGCTTTCTCAGGCTTCACGACACTGGATTCGTTCATGTCGAGTCAATCCTTCATACATCAGTGCGATGGCGTGGATGTGACACCTACTACCACGAGCACGGCACCCACTTCGTGTTGATGTGAGAgtgcggaggagacggctGCCCATGGATTCCCGAGTCTAGCGTTCCCTCGCATCAGGTTTCGAGCGTATGACGCCCGCACCAGCGACTCTCCGGTCCCTGACTCTTTCCCTTCTGTGCCAGCAACGCGAATATGGCTGGTGCGCAGAGCGCTTCCTGTACGCAGACCGCGCACCCTCTCGCAACTCTACCCCTTGTCTGACATACCCGAAGGCCTCAGCCGGATGTTGCTCCATGCCCACAAAATCTGTAAAAATACCGGCTGCTGAAAGTAGAGAACTGTGGGCGAGTGGCATGCTGATTTCAGCGTTCGATCATGCAGGCGGCGGTTGAATAGCTTTAGTCAGTGTTAAACCTACTTCCCGGCATGTTAACAAGAATACGAGAAAAACAATTGTTGCGTGCTACTTTATAAATTATCCACGCCGATGATGGTTCAGGTTCCTTTTCGACGCACTGACCAAGAGGCTGAGCCTTAACGAcagcagagagggcgagggagagagggcgagcgagaTGTTTTTCCAGGTACGCGTTGGTTTcagcctgcgccttcttaTGGTGGTCAAATATTTGCTGGAGAGATTCAGAGATTTGTTTTTcgtgcggcgctgcggccgccttctGGTCCCATTCGACGTCCTTCGGGATTTCCGGACTCTCTTCCATCTTTCGTTAGGGATCCAAtgtggagaggagacaccacTCAGCGTGTCAAAGATGACACCTGCCCAGCGACTTTGCCAGCAGTGCCTTTCGGGAATCGCCGATGAGGAAGACTATTATTCCTTTCAAATCCGCTTCTACAACACCTACAGCGACACAACTATCGTTGAAGCCAAGAGCGGGTTGTTTGTTGCCACCAGACGGGCAA
The Besnoitia besnoiti strain Bb-Ger1 chromosome VIII, whole genome shotgun sequence genome window above contains:
- a CDS encoding hypothetical protein (encoded by transcript BESB_084460); protein product: MEESPEIPKDVEWDQKAAAAPHEKQISESLQQIFDHHKKAQAETNAYLEKHLARPLSLALSAVVKAQPLDATGYLVQWLRHYVGGEQRNAVSLQEQQSLAARREEVRDHSKAVERERDAEAERFDSQGHRRDDNAFLESLASVEWMGEKEFQNTLDYLRDALGVCAAYVTRLHHSNSMTDPTLHYIYADSDSKFLVDRVLRELQRSMPYVQDEGILWEALAETEEEVGEEPKEDDSSTDGGEEEANRDSSSAETDVGGPKRAARRANSPAYNNTKILFIPDTMEEDKMKFWAMTRPGSFAAVPIIFDDPACKESVDAIKRYLLESRDRDKIIKERQEAKEQARQEKQKTRQQAGALSSRGRNGIAATFQGESGDEDETESGDYDDAEGEDELPPPVPEPELVEKRVKMILCVDTLGGSEGLSPEQLRRLQRFAVALKEQCLRTREAAVRKQAEAALDEETLNNRISLVEAALEEEQNETAAQVEVEKKKLAEELEAKIQREKEECKARRQVWLENRAEDKRRREEERQKREQDRRMMRERQLQRQQQGEQQQATEIKRESAGSERVAIHSRDTVGDGKQAETDGLTQHEGKWQEAREAYESGRAELSDEDERDQEEEAEGAAQEGDSEAQEEGELVEPLDPSVFLEEAEARVKFEKATHTLTYKLGDVLLDMQHMFIPTTPAVVSTTAAALLLLGDSPAALRVNSSSPESELDWEKIRSKIEPSLIDRISSFNPAAPRHKAPFRESVPKQETALLLQIVRLIEETNEDEKAPPLSSLALLTRWLELAVDYRRKHLIATAMNLYRDAKMNKRTAPQLEEDVDPDFTGVSLERVLNILEG